The segment TCGCCGGACGGGCTGGGACCCCTCTTGTCTGCGTCCCTCGCGGGCGCTTCGCTGGCTTCGGGTCGCTGCGCCGGCCTCCGGCCGTCGGGCCGTGGGCGGCTGCCGGTCCGTGGGTGAGGGGGTTTCCCCCACCCCGCCCCTTCCCGAAACCGGACTCCGCCCGGACCCACCGGGGGCAAGCCCCCGGGCCCCGGACGCCCTGCGGGCGTGTCCTCAAACGCCGGACGGGCTGAAGTGAGCGCTTCCGGCCGGGAGGGGACATGCCGGGGTTCTCCCGCAGCGCGACGAGCGAGGATCCCGGTTAGGGACTGGGTCGACCAGAGTCGCGAGCGCCGAGGAGAGATCCCCGGTGGTGGCCCCGACCCCACGGCCACCCCAGCCCGTCCGGCGTTTGAGGACGGAACGGCGACCCCGACCGGGGGCACCGCAACGGAATACCCGCAGGCCGCCCGGGTAGGCGAAGCGCAAGCGCAATGCGAGGAGGCCCATATGACGCGCCGCGCGACCGTGCCGCCCCTTCCGGAGCCGAGGCCGGTGCCTGTGCCGCCGGACCCGGTGCCGGTGCCGCCGGTGCCGATCCCGGAGCCGGATCCGGCTCCGGTGCCGCAGCCCGTGCCGGAGCCGGAGCCACTGCCTCAGCCGGTGTAGGACGGGCCGTTTGTGGAACCGGCTGCCGCGGGGGCCGTGGTTTCTGGTTGAATGGGTCCATGGCCAGCCTCATTGACACCGCTACGGGTCGCAGCGACCTGGAGCCGTTCTGGCCGTCTCGGCAGGAGTACCAGTTCGATCGGGAGTGTTGTCGCGCGACTACCGCGCGGACCCGCACCCAGGGCTGACCCCGCCGATCATCGGCCGCTTTTCGTCAGGTCAGCGTCCCGGTCCGCGCAATACGGCGTCCAATCGACACCTTCCCTGCGCGCGAAAGAGCCGAGACCTCTCATGTCCTCAACCCAGTCCTTGCCTGCGCCCACCTCCCTCAACCGCCAGCGGCTGCGTGCCGTTCGGCCCGATGAAGCCCCCGCCCCCGGTCCCGCCGCGCCCGTGCCGGATTTCCTGCCGCCCGGCGCGACCTGGCTGCCGGCGCCGGGGCATGTGATGCCCAGCGTGGCCGGGCAGCCGCCCATGGTCGGCTACCTGGTGCTGGTCCCGGCGGAGCCGGACACGATCCCCCAGGTACAGGGCGCAGCCACCGCCGCCGTACGGGTCGACGCGGACCGCCGCATCGCCCAGGTGGACGGCAGGCCGCTCGACCTCACGTACCTGGAGTTCGAGCTGCTGGCCCATCTGGTCGGCCACCCGCACCGGGTGCACACGCGTGACCAGCTGGTCACGACGGTGTGGGGGTACGGCCACGTCGGTGACGGCCGCACCGTGGACGTCCACATCGCGCGGCTGCGCCGCAAGCTCGGCCCGGAGCACCGGGGCAGCATCGTCACGGTGCGCAGGGTGGGCTACAAGTACGCGCCGGTCTCTTTCTGAGGCTTTCCGAAGCTTCCCGAGGCCGGAACAATGCCGGGCGGACCCGTCGGGTCCGCCCGGCACGGCATGTCACCGCAGTGGCGTATGGGTACGCTGTCCTCACTCCGGCATTCCAAGAGCACCCAGCATCCATCCACCCATCCACGCCGGAATCCAGCGGAGCGTGCGGACATGGCTGATCAGCGGGAGTGGACGGCTTCGGCCCCCGCGATCGGAGGGTGGCCGGCCCCTGCGGCGGCCCATCTGGCCCTGAACAACCTGGGCGGTTTCGACTGGGACCTGGACGGCGGCAGGCTCCATCTGGACCCGGTGGCGCTGCGGGTGCTGGACCTGGACCCGGAGGAGTTCGCGGGCAGTCCTGCGGCGCTGCTGTCGCGGCTGCCGCCCGAGGAGGCCGACGGCATCGACCGGGCGCTCGCGGTGGCGCTGAAGGAGGGCCAGTCCTCCTGGAGCGTGTACTTCCGGGTGACGCGCGACGACGGCCACCGGGGCTGGATACACGCCAGGGGCCGCATAGTGCGGGACAGCGCGGGCCGGGCCTGCCGCATCATCGGCATCGTCAGCGACTCCACCGACGAGGTGGCCCAGGCGGCCGACTGCGTGCGCCGCGAGGAGGCGCACCCGGACAGCGAGCACAACCTCGTCGTCGAGGTGACGGCCTCGCTGTCCGAGGCGGTGACCGTACGGGATGTGACCGCGGCCCTGACCGCGCACCGCCGGCTCGACCGGCTGGGCATCGCGAGCCTGTTCCTGGGGATGGTCGAGGGCGGCCGGATCCGGGTCGTGAGCGACGCCGAGGTGGACAGCTGGGTGCCGGCGCTGGAGTACACCCGGCTGGAGGACGGCTTCCCGATGAGCGAGGTCGTACAGACCCTGGAGCCGCGCTTCATCACCTCGCCGGAGGAGTTCGCCCGCCGGTACCCGAAGCTGTGGCCGCACATAGAACCGCTGGGGGCCTCCGCGGCGGCGTATCTGCCGCTGATCGCCCAGGGCAAGCCCATCGGGGCCCTGGGGCTGATCTACCGGCACAAGTACTCCTTCACCCCGCAGGAACGCAATCTGCTGATCGCGCTGAGCGGAAGCATTGCCCAGAGCCTGCAGCGGGCCGTCCTGTTCGACCAGGAGCACGACATCGCGCAGGGCCTGCAGAACGCCATGCTGCCGCGCAGCATCCCGCGCATCCCCGGGGCGCAGCTCGCGGTGCGCTACCGCTCCGCCCGCCTGGCCCGGGACATCGGCGGCGACTGGTACGACGTGGTGGCGATGCCCGGCGGCCGGGTGGCCGCCATCATCGGCGACGTACAGGGCCATGACACCCATGCGGCGGCCGTCATGGGCCAGCTGCGCATCGCGCTGCGGGCCTACGCGGCCGAGGGGCATCCGCCGGCCACCGTGATGGCCCGGGGCTCCCGCTTCCTGTGCGAGCTGGACACCGACCGCTTCGCCACCGCGCTGTACGCGCAGGTGGACCCGCAGACCGGCCGTACGTGCGTGGTCCGGGCGGGCCACATCGACCCGCTCGTACGCCACGCGGACGGCAGCTGCAGCCGGCTCAGCACCAACGGCGGGCTGCCGCTGGGCCTGTCGGCGCAGTTCGGGCAGCTGGACTACCCGGTGACGCAGACCGAGCTGGACCCCGGCGACACGCTGCTGATGTTCACCGACGGGCTGGTGGAGCGCCCCGGCACCGATCTGGACGACGGGCTGCGGCGGCTCACCAAGGCGCTCAGCGACGGCCCCCAGGGCGTCCAGCAGCTCGCCGACCACATCAGCTCGGTCATGGGCGCCCCGGGCACGGACGACGACATGGCGCTGCTCCTGCTGCGCCGGGACACCGACGCCGCGCCGCAGCCCGCGCGCCGCCTGCACCAGCACGTCGGACCTGGGGATCCGCAGGCGCTGGTCGCCGCCCGGGGCATGATCCGCGAGGCGATGACGTCCTGGGGCATTCCGGAGCGCCTGGACGACGCCGAGCTCGCCGCCGACGAGCTCATCACCAACGCGCTGGTGCACACCGACGGCGGCGCCGTGCTGACGGTGCGGATGATGCCCGACACGACGCGCCGGGTACGGATCGAGGTGCACGACCTGGCCAGCAACTGGCCGCGCCGACGCGAGCCGGGCGACGGCGAGACCTCCGGGCGCGGACTGCTGCTGGTGGACCAGCTCGCGGACGCGTGGGGCGTGGAGCCGCACGGCTCGGGCAAGTCGGTGTGGTGCGAGTTCCGGTCACCCGCGTCGTCCGGCTCCACTTTAACCGCGCCGCCCGGCACGCCCTCCGCCGGCTGATTCACCCGGACGGCCCACCCGCCACGACACGCCGGGCAATGGGCAGCAGGCTGTCGGTGAGGAGCCAAGAAGGAACTCCGCAATCGCCGGCCCCCAGGGCTCGGCACCGGGGAGGTTCGCGATGCCGACGGTGGCCACAAGCCTGATCGTTTCCCGGCCTATCGAAGAGGTTTTCGACTTCCTGGCCGATGCGCGCAATCTCGCCCTCTGGAGTTCGGGCGTCCACAGGGTCGCGGCGGAG is part of the Streptomyces sp. NBC_01262 genome and harbors:
- a CDS encoding winged helix-turn-helix domain-containing protein; its protein translation is MSSTQSLPAPTSLNRQRLRAVRPDEAPAPGPAAPVPDFLPPGATWLPAPGHVMPSVAGQPPMVGYLVLVPAEPDTIPQVQGAATAAVRVDADRRIAQVDGRPLDLTYLEFELLAHLVGHPHRVHTRDQLVTTVWGYGHVGDGRTVDVHIARLRRKLGPEHRGSIVTVRRVGYKYAPVSF
- a CDS encoding SpoIIE family protein phosphatase is translated as MADQREWTASAPAIGGWPAPAAAHLALNNLGGFDWDLDGGRLHLDPVALRVLDLDPEEFAGSPAALLSRLPPEEADGIDRALAVALKEGQSSWSVYFRVTRDDGHRGWIHARGRIVRDSAGRACRIIGIVSDSTDEVAQAADCVRREEAHPDSEHNLVVEVTASLSEAVTVRDVTAALTAHRRLDRLGIASLFLGMVEGGRIRVVSDAEVDSWVPALEYTRLEDGFPMSEVVQTLEPRFITSPEEFARRYPKLWPHIEPLGASAAAYLPLIAQGKPIGALGLIYRHKYSFTPQERNLLIALSGSIAQSLQRAVLFDQEHDIAQGLQNAMLPRSIPRIPGAQLAVRYRSARLARDIGGDWYDVVAMPGGRVAAIIGDVQGHDTHAAAVMGQLRIALRAYAAEGHPPATVMARGSRFLCELDTDRFATALYAQVDPQTGRTCVVRAGHIDPLVRHADGSCSRLSTNGGLPLGLSAQFGQLDYPVTQTELDPGDTLLMFTDGLVERPGTDLDDGLRRLTKALSDGPQGVQQLADHISSVMGAPGTDDDMALLLLRRDTDAAPQPARRLHQHVGPGDPQALVAARGMIREAMTSWGIPERLDDAELAADELITNALVHTDGGAVLTVRMMPDTTRRVRIEVHDLASNWPRRREPGDGETSGRGLLLVDQLADAWGVEPHGSGKSVWCEFRSPASSGSTLTAPPGTPSAG